Proteins co-encoded in one Aquincola tertiaricarbonis genomic window:
- a CDS encoding type IV secretion system DNA-binding domain-containing protein, with product MKSLNKALRQAVAARPDHYITPLVQYPADLWTRHVLVVGGVGSGKTTALLPIAERVAGRGESLIAFDAKGDFTSALPGAALIAPWDARSKAWDIARDLRAIGDIRRFAEALVPQGTDPFWSNASREILVGSILFLRQRQGQLWGWADLAAELVRPIHELKAVMDRFNPTAARLIEKPGVTAQGILSSLSAHCAPITDLARAWGDLPDSKRVSIVEWALAAPASRQIIVQAHASYPLLTKFLAQGILGALAGLASSPQLSDSFDRKLWLIADEAAQLGRAPFQEICSVGRSKGIRAVIATQDFAQLESIHGKEVVQSLISMCGTLIVGQMGPGHSAETLARALGSREVERRNVSISAPGPGSTVSYAREDLALYKPSELGTRLGKNSAGTGVVMALATGGDVYELTWPIVMRKPLRRPFVAAAWTTASVAPVAPSTPAFGAQGGAGSSAALGPSQWSSVAVKGGANAASAHAGGSPSSEEGGFDWQEPRELAGADASDPFAGLETFDDEGLSDEPSDPADNGRKDSI from the coding sequence GTGAAGTCGCTGAACAAGGCGCTCAGGCAAGCTGTCGCTGCGAGGCCGGATCACTACATCACCCCGCTGGTGCAATACCCGGCCGATCTGTGGACAAGGCATGTCCTTGTCGTCGGCGGCGTTGGCTCCGGCAAGACCACCGCGCTGCTGCCCATCGCAGAGCGCGTTGCCGGTCGCGGCGAGAGCTTGATCGCGTTCGATGCCAAGGGCGATTTCACCAGCGCGCTGCCCGGCGCAGCGCTGATCGCCCCTTGGGATGCGCGGTCGAAAGCTTGGGACATAGCCAGGGATCTGCGCGCGATCGGAGACATAAGGAGGTTCGCCGAGGCACTGGTGCCACAAGGAACTGACCCGTTTTGGTCCAACGCATCCCGCGAAATTTTGGTTGGCAGCATCCTCTTCCTGCGCCAGAGACAGGGGCAGCTGTGGGGGTGGGCTGATCTTGCGGCCGAGCTGGTGCGGCCAATTCATGAACTCAAGGCGGTCATGGATCGTTTCAACCCAACCGCCGCGAGGCTTATTGAAAAGCCTGGGGTCACGGCGCAAGGCATCCTTTCCAGCCTTTCGGCGCATTGCGCGCCGATCACTGACCTAGCGAGAGCATGGGGCGACCTCCCGGACAGCAAACGCGTCAGCATCGTTGAGTGGGCGCTCGCCGCGCCTGCATCGCGCCAGATCATCGTGCAGGCTCACGCGTCCTACCCGCTGCTGACGAAGTTCCTTGCCCAAGGGATCCTTGGGGCATTGGCTGGGTTGGCAAGCAGCCCTCAGCTCTCCGATTCATTCGATCGCAAGCTGTGGCTGATCGCCGATGAGGCTGCCCAACTGGGCAGGGCTCCGTTCCAGGAAATCTGCTCCGTTGGCCGGTCGAAAGGAATTCGCGCGGTGATCGCGACGCAAGACTTCGCGCAGCTTGAAAGCATCCATGGGAAAGAAGTTGTGCAGTCGCTGATCTCGATGTGCGGAACATTGATCGTCGGCCAAATGGGGCCGGGGCACAGCGCCGAGACGCTCGCAAGAGCGCTGGGCTCCCGGGAGGTAGAACGAAGGAATGTCTCGATCTCAGCTCCTGGCCCCGGTTCGACGGTCAGCTACGCGCGCGAAGACCTTGCCTTGTACAAGCCGTCGGAACTGGGAACCAGGCTGGGCAAGAACAGCGCGGGTACGGGCGTGGTGATGGCGCTCGCGACAGGCGGGGATGTCTACGAGCTGACCTGGCCGATCGTCATGCGCAAGCCTCTGCGCAGACCCTTTGTGGCCGCCGCCTGGACCACCGCAAGCGTTGCTCCAGTGGCGCCATCGACTCCCGCGTTCGGGGCGCAGGGCGGGGCCGGCAGCAGCGCGGCGCTCGGGCCATCGCAGTGGTCAAGCGTTGCGGTGAAGGGTGGAGCGAATGCTGCCTCAGCGCATGCGGGCGGCTCTCCGTCCTCAGAGGAAGGCGGGTTCGACTGGCAAGAGCCGCGTGAGCTTGCCGGCGCTGACGCAAGCGACCCGTTTGCTGGGCTTGAAACGTTCGATGACGAGGGCCTCAGCGATGAGCCATCCGACCCAGCAGACAACGGCCGGAAAGATTCGATCTAA
- a CDS encoding ArdC family protein has translation MTRASAMSHPTQQTTAGKIRSNARSAFWRRVSVAPETLAAVLNGRARKGKAKKNKRETAMEKRERGNAGTEGRADVKSEVARAVIAAMEVGSAPWQRPWSQRCMKPINPTTGNAYRGVNRVLLAIAAAGRSSGEFMTYRQAAERGWQVRAGERGSMIVKVVEIGGGEARSEHEREEAKSQKEQGLTPRALRRYFVFNRDQIDGMPPLDPQPEFPAFDPIMRAEAVVQALTEKTGLSVREGGSAACYIPSRDEMILPARSAFQTAHDWHATQLHEAAHSTLHERRLNRTAALGKRWGDAAYAMEELRAEICSAILAAETGVPMSQRNIEAHAAYLRDWVKVIANEPMAIFSAAKDAEVMAEYLLKLEHGLRAERREAGWVAEYDAALSRSR, from the coding sequence ATGACGAGGGCCTCAGCGATGAGCCATCCGACCCAGCAGACAACGGCCGGAAAGATTCGATCTAACGCGCGATCAGCGTTTTGGAGGCGAGTCTCGGTGGCTCCGGAGACCTTGGCTGCCGTGTTGAACGGGCGAGCGCGGAAAGGAAAGGCGAAGAAGAACAAACGGGAGACAGCGATGGAGAAGAGGGAGCGGGGGAACGCTGGAACTGAGGGAAGGGCGGATGTCAAGAGCGAGGTGGCGCGGGCGGTGATCGCCGCGATGGAGGTTGGCAGCGCGCCATGGCAACGGCCCTGGTCGCAGCGCTGCATGAAGCCCATCAACCCAACGACCGGAAATGCCTACCGGGGCGTCAATCGAGTGCTCCTGGCCATCGCCGCGGCTGGACGATCGTCTGGAGAATTCATGACCTACCGCCAGGCTGCTGAACGCGGGTGGCAGGTGCGCGCAGGAGAGAGGGGCTCAATGATCGTCAAGGTCGTTGAGATCGGCGGCGGTGAGGCCAGAAGCGAGCACGAGCGCGAGGAAGCGAAGTCGCAAAAGGAGCAGGGCCTGACGCCCCGCGCGCTGCGGCGCTACTTCGTCTTCAATCGGGATCAGATCGACGGCATGCCGCCACTGGATCCGCAGCCTGAGTTCCCGGCCTTTGATCCGATCATGCGGGCTGAGGCTGTGGTCCAAGCCCTCACCGAGAAGACCGGCTTGAGCGTGCGCGAGGGAGGCTCAGCAGCGTGCTACATCCCTTCTCGCGACGAAATGATCTTGCCGGCCAGGTCAGCTTTTCAAACCGCGCATGACTGGCACGCAACCCAGTTGCACGAGGCTGCGCACTCGACACTGCATGAGCGTCGCTTGAACCGGACCGCTGCCCTGGGCAAGCGGTGGGGCGACGCTGCGTATGCCATGGAAGAGCTTCGGGCGGAGATCTGCTCGGCGATCCTCGCCGCTGAAACCGGCGTTCCGATGAGCCAGCGGAACATCGAAGCCCACGCGGCTTATCTGCGCGATTGGGTCAAGGTGATCGCTAACGAGCCAATGGCGATCTTCTCGGCGGCCAAAGACGCCGAGGTGATGGCGGAGTACCTGTTGAAGCTCGAGCACGGATTGCGAGCAGAGCGGCGCGAAGCAGGCTGGGTGGCGGAATATGACGCGGCGCTTTCTCGCTCTCGCTGA
- a CDS encoding site-specific integrase: MASVSERKNKDGSSSWLVQIRVPGAQRINRCFPNKHDALHFAHAEDEKARSAVRRKKVPSLKEFNQEPVAQTLLLYATRPQAEKHKVAIFAKIAKLVGKARQEEVDDDFCESFILKLLETKTRRGSNYAPSSAVKYLELISAACKWRAKHHRVSFKPLHVPTDCLPDDWNDGRDRRLLRREEKALSAALLSLDARKARQWRCLIRLAIETGARQSELVRANWDEFDLEQRVWNIPKGKTKAKKARWVALSRRAIRVLRLLKAEGASDLFDLGQPSTVSCAFARLTKVAGINDLHFHDLRHEAITRMFLKKKGLHAYEIMRMVGHSSLKMLHRYANLRPEDLVDRMG, from the coding sequence ATGGCTTCAGTGAGCGAGAGAAAAAACAAGGACGGGTCATCATCATGGCTGGTTCAAATTCGTGTGCCAGGAGCGCAGCGCATTAACAGGTGCTTCCCCAACAAGCATGATGCGCTGCATTTTGCGCACGCTGAGGATGAGAAGGCTCGAAGCGCCGTGAGGCGAAAAAAAGTGCCGTCCCTGAAGGAATTCAACCAAGAGCCGGTCGCGCAGACGTTGCTCCTTTACGCAACAAGGCCGCAGGCGGAAAAACACAAGGTCGCGATTTTCGCCAAAATTGCGAAGCTCGTTGGCAAGGCGCGGCAGGAAGAGGTGGATGACGACTTCTGCGAGTCGTTCATTCTTAAACTGCTTGAAACCAAGACCAGGAGGGGCTCAAATTACGCTCCAAGCAGCGCAGTCAAATACCTTGAATTAATCTCTGCCGCATGCAAATGGCGAGCGAAACATCATCGCGTGAGCTTTAAACCTTTGCATGTTCCGACAGATTGCTTGCCTGACGACTGGAACGACGGGCGTGACCGGCGCCTGTTGCGGCGAGAAGAGAAGGCGCTGAGCGCGGCGCTTTTGTCGCTCGACGCTCGCAAGGCGCGCCAATGGAGGTGCTTGATCCGATTGGCCATCGAGACGGGGGCCCGGCAATCCGAGCTGGTGCGCGCCAATTGGGATGAATTCGACTTGGAGCAGCGCGTTTGGAATATCCCGAAGGGAAAAACAAAGGCCAAAAAGGCGCGCTGGGTGGCGCTAAGCAGGCGCGCGATCCGAGTCCTTCGATTGCTGAAAGCTGAAGGCGCATCGGACCTTTTCGATTTGGGGCAGCCCTCGACGGTGTCTTGCGCCTTCGCCAGGCTGACCAAAGTCGCCGGCATCAATGACCTCCATTTTCACGATTTACGGCATGAGGCTATCACGAGGATGTTCCTTAAGAAGAAGGGCTTGCATGCTTACGAAATCATGAGAATGGTCGGCCATAGCTCGTTGAAGATGCTTCACCGGTATGCCAATTTGCGGCCCGAGGATTTGGTGGATCGGATGGGCTAG
- a CDS encoding helix-turn-helix transcriptional regulator, translated as MTAREMKELHEARGIFRNEYDVKSELVRASQVAEILSIPISTLHQLVREGRFPIRHQKIGRLTLFALDELALWHIRQRNARALDVTQRLASRKAAPNDF; from the coding sequence ATGACTGCACGGGAAATGAAAGAGCTGCATGAGGCGAGAGGGATTTTTAGGAACGAATACGATGTGAAATCAGAGCTTGTGCGGGCGTCACAGGTGGCTGAGATACTAAGCATTCCGATCTCCACCCTGCATCAATTGGTGCGAGAGGGGCGGTTTCCAATCCGCCACCAAAAGATTGGGCGATTGACGCTATTTGCGCTGGATGAACTTGCGCTCTGGCATATACGACAGCGGAACGCGCGCGCTTTAGATGTCACGCAGCGTTTAGCGAGCAGAAAGGCGGCGCCGAACGATTTCTAG